TGGAGAAGTTACGGATATGTCATTAGCAGATGGTAAACCTTTATCGTTCTTTGAAGGACAGTATAAAAATATTAGCTAATAATAAAATGGGGTGAAGAAGAATGGAGATTGTAAATTTAGAATATCTAATGAATCCGAATGTGAAAGTTTTAATGGAACCATGTGTGATGGCGCTTGGCTTTTTTGATGGAGTACACAAAGGTCACAGAAAATTAATAGAAACAGCAAAAGCAATTGCCAAAAAGGATAACCTAAAATTTACAGTTATGACCTTCTTTCCTCACCCAAGTAATATTATTCCTTCTTCTAAAAAAATTGATCGTTATATAACACCATTACCGATAAAAAAACAATTATTTAAAGAAATGGGTGTTGAAACCTTAATTATTGTTAATTTTAACACGAACTTCGCAAAGCTTTCTCATCAGCAATTTGTAGAAGATTATCTAGTTGGTTTCCAATGTAAGCATGTGGTTGCAGGATTTGACTTTACCTATGGTTTTAAAGGAAAAGGGAACATGGAGCAATTAGTAATAGATAGCGATGGAAGGTTTGAAGTAACAACTGTCCAAAAACTAGAATGTCAGGAAGAAAAGATCAGCTCCACGATCATTAGAGAACTTCTTAACATTGGAGATGTTCATAGAATTCCCTTGTATCTAGGGGACTGTTATTCTATTAAAGGAATTGTTACACATGGAGAAAAAAATACAGGTGATTCACTTAAAATAAACATTGATAAAAATTATCTACTTCCTTTGATGGGTTTATATAAAGTGAAACTATTAGTAGACAATCAAGTGATTTTCGCTAGAGTTATGATTCCTACAGAAAATAAAGGCTCTTTAGTCATTAACATCGATCAACATTTCATGAGAATGATTCAAAAACATATTAAGATTTCAGTTATTAGTAGAATAGTAGGAGAAACAGCGAAATATAGACAAATTATATAATCTTTACAATTACAACAATTATGACAGACTAGGGATACAATTACTGTATCTCTTAGTTTCATTTTATTATTATGTGATTCATTTCCCAGTAATTGGTAGAAGATCCATTTTAAATGTACAATTATAAAGTTAATAAAAATGTTAATCTATCGTCTTAGTATGATTTAATGATTTTTTATCTTTCATATACCAGTAGTTTGTGAACGTTTTCTTTGTAGGTTTTATATTTTTTAATAGATTCAACTTACTGAATTAGAAGATAGGAAAGGGAGTTATCACCTTGACTAGAATGTTGAAAATGAATACACAAGATTTTGTCCCGCTACAACCTGGGTTTGAAATGAACACTAGTTATTATGTCGAGTTTAAGGAGAAAGATCAGCAGGATGGTTCAACTACTTTGTTTTATCAATTTAAAGTGAAAGAAGAAGTAGCTAATACAATGACAGTTATTCCAGACGGATGTATAGATATATTATTTTGTTGTGATCCTGAACATCCATATGCCAAAGTATGTGGCAGTGTCCTTACAAGTAAAAAAATACAATTGCAGGCAAATCATGAATATTTCGGAGGGAGGTT
This Metabacillus endolithicus DNA region includes the following protein-coding sequences:
- a CDS encoding FAD synthetase family protein — protein: MEIVNLEYLMNPNVKVLMEPCVMALGFFDGVHKGHRKLIETAKAIAKKDNLKFTVMTFFPHPSNIIPSSKKIDRYITPLPIKKQLFKEMGVETLIIVNFNTNFAKLSHQQFVEDYLVGFQCKHVVAGFDFTYGFKGKGNMEQLVIDSDGRFEVTTVQKLECQEEKISSTIIRELLNIGDVHRIPLYLGDCYSIKGIVTHGEKNTGDSLKINIDKNYLLPLMGLYKVKLLVDNQVIFARVMIPTENKGSLVINIDQHFMRMIQKHIKISVISRIVGETAKYRQII